The Victivallis lenta genomic interval TCGAACGCTTCCGCCGGAAGTACGGCACGCTGCCGGAGACGCTTGAAACGCTCGTCCCGGAGTTTCTCGAGTCGCCGCCGCTCAGCCGCATGGATGCTCTTCCGGTCCGCTATGAGCGGGACGAATCCTCCTATACCCTGACTGCATTCGGCCCGCCGGGGAAGAACGCAGAAACGTTCAGCGTCCGGCTCTCCGTTTCGGTGGGAGACGGGATAAATTGAAAGCCGCTGTTTCGGTACTGCTGTCCGAAGTGGTGCGGGAGTTGTTTACGGGGAAAGAACTACGAAAAAACTCCCGAATTTCTCCTGAAAGGATTGATTTTTCTCCGAATCGGACTATTGTATATACCACACAACAAGCCTGGGTAGCTCAGTGGATAGAGCGAGGGTTTCCTAAACCCTGCGTCGGAGGTTCGATTCCTCTCCCGGGTACCAATTTTACCTCAGAATATAAAATTTTGTGCCGTTTTGTGCCGTCCTTTCCTTTCAATCCTCGAAATCAGTGTTATTTTAGCTCACAAGGATAGTTATGAGGAAAGAGGGCAATGGCGAGGAAAGTCATGAAGCAGGACGTCGGCACCATCTACCAGAAACCGAACGGGACATATCATTATCGTTATCAGATCAACGGTGAACGCAAGTCGATCAGCCTGAAAACCAAGAATCAGGAAGAAGCGATGCGGAAAGTCAAAGAGCTGCTTCCGGTTCTGAAAGCGACCAGCATGGAAGTCGTTTCGGCACATGTTGCTCACGCGCGCAATCTGATTAAGCCGGCAAACGTATTGTTGCTTACTGAAGCGTGGAATGTTTACGCAAAACACCCGAATCGTGCCACTCCTGCAACTGTTAACGAACGTCTCGCCTATGAAGCTGACTGGAGAGATTTCCTGAAGTCTCTTCCGAAAGGCTGCCAATATCTTCACGAAGTGACGCCGGAACTCGCCGATGCCTATGCGCAAAAGCTCCGGGAACGTCAACTGGCCGTTGATACGCACAACCGCAAGATCAAACGGTTGCGGAAAATCTTTTCTACGCTTGTTGAGTATTGTCCCGACGGTTCCCCGTTCCAATCGCCCGTCCTGTGGCGTAAAGACCGCGAAGAGCAGGAACACAATACACGCCGTCTTGCCTTTACTCGCGAGCAGGAACAGGCATTGCTGGACGTACTGGCCGATTCTACGCACAAAGTGAAGAACAAGCCGGAAATCCGGGTCATCTATCATCTGGGGATGTTTACTGGCCAGCGGCTGAAAGATTGCGTTCTGCTGCAATGGCATAAGGTTGATCTTGAACGGCGGCGCATCTGGGTCAAGCAATTCAAGACCGGAAAAGAAGTCACGATTCCAATCGCCGATCAGCTATTGACGGTGCTTCGGGAAGCGTGGGCATGGAAGTGTGATGAATATATCTGTCCGAACTGTGCGGCTCGCTATAAACAGAAAGACGCCAGCGGCAAAGATGTCGGCTGCAATAAAGTCGGCTTGGACATTCTCCGGGTGATCCGCTGGATCGGGTTGGAGCCATCTGTGGAGGTACCGGGCCGCAAGAAGAAGGCTACGGTCTACGGCTTTCATTCCCTGCGCCACAGCTTTGCCAGTCATTGTGCCGAAGCGGGTGTGCCGAAAGCCGTATTGCTTTCAATCCTCGGCACCGATTCCGATATTGCAGATAAATACTACGTTCATATCGGCGAGGAGGCTCAAATGGAAGCGATTGCGGCGGTGGCTTCCATCACGGCCAAATCCGACCGCCAGCGGATCGAAGAAGCATTGAAGTTGCTCGATACTCCCGATGTTCCTGCCGAGGAAATTTTGAACCGTGTCCGGCACGTTCTGAAAGCATAAATACTTATTTATAATAGTTTATTGATTAAGACTGAGCCTCCAGAAAATGAAACTGGGGGCTTTCTTTTTGAGGCGTTTCACCCCTGAAATGAGTCTGCAAGTGGAGAATTTGAAACGATGATTTTGAGATTCTGAGCGTAAAGTCCCAGTTTCAAATTTGAAAGTTTCATTTGACCATATGCCGATTCGTTGAATAAGACAATCATGGTTTAAATAATTAAGTTTTATATCATTTTACTTAAATGTCACGTTCTGATATAAGTTGTCATCCATCTGTTGCTCTCGATGTGGAATTTGAAATTTGAAATGTTAAACCGTCGAGAAATATTTTACTTCGGGTAAGCTATCAGTGCAGTATTACCCCCCAATACAGATATTTCAAGAATATGGAAAAGGCAAAGTTTCAATACGGTATTGCTGTGTTTGGACTGCAATAAATATCATCGATCCGAGCCGCAAGACAGGAGTGCAGGGAGAGCTGATTGGAGGCGAAACCGGCATGAATTTCATTGGATATGCTTGGCAGAATTGCTGACTATTTGGGTTCACCTCAAAATCGGGTAGACAACAATTTAAAGGTCCGGCGGGAAGTTCTCTCCCCGCCGGACCTTCATAATTATTCTTCCATATCGTCGTGGGATAAAATGTATCGTGTTAAATCAGTGTTGCGATATCTGACGCTGGTGCCGACCATCTTCCGCTTGAATGGGAAATAGCCTTCCCGCTCAAGCCGTTTAAAGTTGGCGAGACTGATACCGAGCATGGTTGCGGCTTCGGTCTGGTCAACCAATTTAGGAATTACCGTCGGCAACGGAGTTCCTTTGTCAGCCAGATGTTTGAGCTGAGCGATGATTTCCCGGTATTCCGGAATCGTAATCAGATTGGATTCAGTCAGTGGATGAAGTAATTTTCCGATGAAGCGGACGGTCTGATAGCGGATGGGATTCTGATCCATGTATGCGCCCCTCCTTTTGAGCGCATACGATTGCGGTCTGCGAATATTTTTTACCTTTGGCCCAGCATTATCTTATACGATTCCCTAACTGTAAAACTCCCTCAATTCTGCATTACCGACAGTCGCCTTATGAAAAGCCGTGGAAATGCGAGCTGCAGGCAGCCATCTCCAGTTCGGTTATTAGAAGTAGCGAAGCGAAAGCAAAGTAACATCCAACGTAGAAATAGCAAAGCGAAAGCAAAGTAACATCCAACGTAGAAATAACAAAACAACATCCAACTCGGAAATAGCAGTATTTGATTTCCACACTCAGATGATACCCAGAATAAATAAAATCCATATTCCCGGAAGTTGATTTCTGATGATTGTTCGAATCCATCATGAGAACAATTACTGAACAGAAATCAACCATAACATATTCAACAGGAATTTAATCAAAGGAAGAAACCATGCCGAAAAGACACCATCATACGGAAAGCCGGTTAAACAATTTATCCGTGAATGCCGATCCGGAGCATCCCGTTTATCGTGAAGCAACCACCGAGATTCAAAAACGATTGCGATATATGACCGAGAAACACAGCCAGGTATTTGTGGGGCATTTGGAGTTCCGTTTCCCGCCTGAAATGGAAACCCAAAATGACAATCGGCATATTTCCAATGCGATACGCAAATGCCGGATGAAGTTGAAGCGAGAGGGGATCGACGCCCAGCTTGTCTGGGCGCGGGAACAACGTAATTCCGATCAACCGCATTATCACTGCTATCCGATCTGTGATGGCAATAAAGTACAGCATGTTCAGCGGGTGGCCGGATTCTTCAATGAGATCTGGTCCCGTGAGATTGACGCATCCCCTGAATCCAATTATGTACGGTATTGCCCTCCGCAGGAACGGGCGGACAACAATACCGGCATACGGATTCGCCGTCATGGTTCGGATGCGGAGGAGCAACTGCATAATGCCTCTCACTGGATGAGTTATGCCGCGAAAGTGAATGAAAAAGAGAAGACACCGGAGGGATGTCGGATGTTCGGATTTACGCAGATACCGAAGGCATGATTGAAACGGCTGTAAAAAAATACAGCACGCTTCCTATGATATGAGAGTCCGGCGGAGTCCGGATGATGATGATAAAATTTAGATTACCGGCTCGTGTGCGGTAAAACGCACCGGCCGGACATCCCCAAAGTTCGTTTTATTTTTGGAACAACAATATTATGACAGGCATCCTCCTGTCGTTTTATTCACAATACTCCCAACGAGGTAAAATCATGACCAATGCAGAATTGAACACATTTCTCGACCTGGAATGGAACTGTGCCGCTTTTACGCCGGAAGAAGCATCCGTTTCAGCGCCCTTATCCCCGACCCAATGGGCGCGCATTATCTCACGACATCCGGAACTTCAGGAGTTTTGTCCGTTTGCGGAGTTCACTCCTGCCGACTGGGTTGTCGTCCTTGAAAAACAACTTCCTTTTGCATGGCGCTGTTCCTGCTGGAAAGATTTCACTCCTCCCCAATGGCAACGCCTGTTACGGCACCAGCCGACTTTGCTCCATTATTGCGAAATACCAGATCACCCCGCTATACGGAGCGGATTACTGGCGAGTGACAGTTATTTCAGCGCAGATATTGATACGCACGACTTCACAGTTGGCGACTGGTTCTGGGTCGTCAAGCATAATCCGCGGCTTTGGACTCACTGCCCCTGTCAGGAGCAGTTCACGAAACCGATGTGGTGGAGCCTCCTGTACAGCTCCGCCGACCTGCTGCCGGATTGCCCGTGCCTTGACAAATTCAGTGACGAAGACTGGCGTCGTCTTAATATCGTTCCGAAATTAAAGGACCGGATACGCACTCGTGAACAATTCCGGAAATTGATCGACCTGACCAGGTATCCGTTCCGCAATTCCAGATTCGATGAATGATCCATCTGATAACATTCTGCAAAATGAAGCGATTTTCTTCCCGCCATAGCAAGGGAATGAGATCGCTTCGACTGGCTTTTAAAGGAGTTCCTGCTCTACGGTGCATCTATTGCAAAACATAGGCCCATAGGCCAGGTACGAGCATTTGCGAACCGATACAGAGTTATCAGTTTCCTGATTTACGACTTGAAAATGGAACACGTTGTGTTATATTTATGATAAATAATAACACAAGAGGTGCATGATGGCAATATCAACATTCAGCGTTCGCATGGAAAGCGATGTGAAGAATGAACTGGACAAAATTTGCGCCCAGCTCGGCTTGAATACTTCCGTTGCAATCAATATTTTTGCAAGAACGGTCATTCGCGAGAAACGGATTCCATTTGAAATCTCGCTTGCCACCGGCAAAACAGCCGGGGCGAACGCGTTTCAAGCTCTACGCAAACAAGCGAAAGCCAATGGTGTTCAGGGAATGTCTCTATCTGAAATCAACTCTGAAATAGACCGTGCCAGAGGCAAAAATGAAATGTTATGCAGTGATTGATACCAATGTTCTGGTTTCGGCATTGCTGGCAAAACATGAAAATTCAGCAACCGTCAAAGTTGTGAATCACCTGTTTGATGGAACGGTTATTCCGGTGTTCAGTGAACTCATTCTCGCTGAATATGGAGATGTGTTGCGCAGAAAAAAATTTGGATTTACTCCGGAACTTGTAGATACATTTTTAACAGAACTGCGTAACTGCGGAAAACTGCTTCAGGTCACAGAAACCGGCGTTATACTTCCAGACGAAAAAGATGTGCCGTTTTATGAAGTTGTATTAGAATCCGGTACGGATAATACTTATCTTGTAACAGGCAATATCAAACATTTCCCGCCGGAAATGTTTATTGTTACTCCGGCACGTTTTATTGAAATTGTGGAAATGCTTGCGGAAATCTGATATTCCGGTATGAATCGAAAAAAGAGACACGCATCGTTACTGCGTATCTCTGAGTTTTCAGCCATCTACGCCTTGAATCGCAGATGACATTTCGGACAGCGGTACAGACCGATTACATTTTCATCGATCAATTTGCCCGCCTGAGCGCCGATCAGTCCCCCGGAAGTGATTCCCCAGAGGAGATTCAACACGGCTCCGGCAGCCGCACCGATGGCAGTGCCGGCAACTCCCAACGCACTTCCCGCACGGGCGCCGCGAACCATGCCGACGATTACCGTTGCACCTCCTGCTGTAATCCCGGTTGCGGTTCCAACCGTGCAGGCCCGATGAAGCGGGTTTGCAATCGAAGCACAATTGGGACAAAAGACTTTTGCCATAATCACGATTCCTTCTTTCAAGTGATAAAACCGGCGACCGAAGCCGCCGGGGTGCATGATACTCCGGAAATCGCACCATTTTTTCCGGAGGGCGTACCAGGGCAGAGCGCCGTGGACTATCTTTTCCAGAGTTCCGCCGGTTTGCCGTCCAGTCCGAACAGTCGGGTCAGACTGCGGTAGCACTGGTCGGCGCGGGCGGGACTGTACTTCTTGGCGGTTTCGGTGAAGGCGTTCAACAGGCTCCACCGGGTCGGTTCGGCAAACTCCTCATGCCGGGGATGTTTGAATTCCTTCCAGACGGTCAGAATATCGCACGATGGAATCGCCTGATGTTCCGCCGCCACCACCAGCGAAGCACGAACTTCATCATCATTGAGTTCATCGATTTTCAACTCCTCTGCTACATTTTCCAAGGTTAAAAACTCCAGTTCCAGAGCGTTCACGGCTTCCAGAACCAGACCGTTCAGTTCGATCCGGGAGGTATGCCGACGCTTCAGAACCGTACTTCCTCCGAAGCACAAGTTACTACACACGTGGACACTGATCCCCGCTGATAGACCAACCGCAATCGTGCGGTCATGACTGTTACGGATACCGATGCAACGTGACCACTCCGAGCTTGAAGTCCGGTTGATCCGGATCACGCCGAACATCCGCTGACCGTCACGGGCCAGGCCGTACTGTTCGTCGAGAATCTGCCAGTTGTGCGCTCTGACCACGTCGGTAACAGCGTCGATTACTTCGACATGCGGCACCGGCTTCCAGCTCGCGGTAGCCGCGGGTGTCGAAACCAGTGCAATTTCGTCGCGTCCGACAAACTTGCCTTCACTCATCATCAGTCCCATGATTTCACCTCCATCTTTTTAAATGCCACTGCCCGCAACGATCCCGATACGGACACTCGCTACAGGCGAACGATGTTTCATTGGGCAGGAACACGCCTTTGTTGATCGCGTACTGCGCCCGGTTCGCCAACACCTCGAAACGCCGGAAGTCGTGGAATCCGCGACTGGTATAGTGCGATTCACAACCCGGATTCTTGGTCTTGGTGATGACATCGAACCGAAAGAGCGGAGCCGTGCCGTTCTGTTTCTCATAGGCATACGAAAAGACCGTCGCCTGAAGATCGCGGTCGGCTTTCCCGGCAGGCCAGCGGCTCGCGGAGGTTTTCCAGTCCACGATACAGGCATCCCGCCCGTCCTGAACGATAAGGTCAAACTCACCGATCAGGGGCTTGTCCAAACCGGGAACGTCGATCCTGAACGCCTGCGCAATGCCCTTGATCGTGTAGTAATCCGACCAGTTCGCCAGTGCCGCATCCAGCATCTTCGTTGCGAGATCGATCACCGTGTCGAAGTTCTCGCCCTCCTTGTAGATCAGGTTCGGCGTCGCTTCGGCTTCGATTTTGAACGCCTCTTCAAACCGGTCAACAATTTCATCGCGGGTCAGCGAACCGCCCATCATGCACTCCCACGCCTGAGCGGTCAAGGCCGCATGAAACGCCTTGCCGAACGGAAAGCAGACCGAAGTCCGTTCGACCTCGGCCTGATCCACGTAGCGGTACATGAATTGCGCCTGACAGATGTTGAGGTACGTATTCAGTGCCGAATACGACCAGTGCGGTTCCTGCCGCAGTTCGTCTATCGTCGCCATTACGCCGCCCTCCATTCGTCGATCTGATCCGAACACTGCTGCCGGGTCAGATGCTGGATGTCCGGCACCTGAAAACGGGCCGCGATCTGCTGCGGAGTGATACCACGCTGCCGGGCGAGGTCGAGCAGATACGAAAGTTGTTTCGGGCTTGCCGGAGCCTCATTCTGACGTGCTCCTGACCTGCTGCGTTGAGAACCGTTTCGCGGCGCTCCGGCAGCCGGACGACCGCCGTAATTCGCGGAAGTTTTTCCGTGCAATTCCGCTTCGACAGAATTACGTACCAGATCGAACGTTTCGTGAATACGAGCCTGAAGAGCCTCGCCGGACAACCCGTCCGGCAGTTCCACTTCGACTGAAGCATGATAGCTCTGGCTGGAATATTCCTCTCCGGCCGGAACCTTCTTCGAATACGACGCATTGAGTTTCAACATAGTTTCACCTCCATAAATAAGAAGGGACGGAAGCGGTCAGGCCTCCGTCCCTTCGGTTGTGTGTTTCTTCTGTCGGATATGGTCAGATCGCCATCTTGATCCGTTCGATGGCGCGTTTGGCGAGGATGAAATCCCGCTCCTTCTGCTTCTGTCTGAGCACTGCCTCCTTGACCTTGCGGGTCAGGACGCCGGTTTCATCGAGCAGCAGTTTGAGCCTGCCGCGCAGTTCGTCGATGCCGTGATTCAGCTCCTCCATCGGATCAACCGTTTCGGGAATAGGTTCCGGGTTACGAACGACCGTCTGCACAGGGGCGGACACGACTCTCATTTCATTGTTTTCCATTTTGGGTTCCTCCATTTGAGTTTGAATGGGTTTGGGTTCTTGAGTTTTCGGTTGATATAACGGTATCGTGATATAGCGTCCAGTTCCTCCGGTTGCAAGGATCGGGAAATGTCCGTCACCTGCCTCAATCTTCGTATGCCCCTCCGACAACAGCCGAAGAAGCACGTGCTTATTGAGTTTGATCGAAACATCGTTCCAGTTGCCGATGAACTCCGCCGCTATGCTGGTGTGCATTTCGCCAGCGAGAATGTTCAGATACCCCGGATCATCGCTCTGATACAACTCCACAGGATTATGTGGAGGCTGATCGGGCACGTTCTTGAGGAAGATTTCAAGCTGCTGACCGCGCTCCGGCAGGAACGATACCGAACGGATTAACGCCTTCTGTGAGGGGATGACCTGTTTCCAGTTCGGATAGTTCCCCTCCAAACCTTCCGCATGCCAGACCCAGTGTTCCGTTTCGATGCGGCACATCTTCCCGGTTCTGTCCGTCCACGTGCAGAGCATACCGGATTCCGTTGTTTTAGTCTGCATCAGAGCCAGCGGAAGCGGTATCGTGAAGTCATCCACATTCAGCGGAACGTAGATATTCAGCAGCTCCTTGCCGTTGGTCGCAGTGATCCCCTCCCGACAGAGATTGATCCCCTGCAAGACCTTGCGCGGATTGTTCCGGTCCACAAGCGGAGATGCCGCAGCAAACAAAGCGACAAAGTCCTTCGGCAACTCGCTGACAGAGCAGTGTTCACCCTCACCGGGAACCCGCCACTCCACACCGGACATCGGAAACAGAGTTCTTTCCCCAACTCGCAGAGTTCCTTCGTTGTCTTCGATCTCCAGCACCTTGTTCCGGTATCCGCGAACTGCATCCCGGAACTCATCGAATCCCACAATACAGCGGAACTCGACTTCACCAGCACACACCGTCCGGAACGTCATCTGTTCAGACGGAGAACGGGTGCTGAAACAGACTTTGCCATCCCTGCATTCGATCAGCAGAGATTTATGCTCCGAAACCGGAGACATCCGACTGATCAGTTTCCCGAGCGCGATCAACGCTCTTTCCAATTCATTTTTGTTCACTTCAATCTTCATACACAACCTCCGTGATGTTGAAAATAACAAGCCCCTCCGATCCCGAAAGACCGGAAGGGCCGTTGATAAGGTTCAGACTGATCTCTTCAGCCTGCTGTCACGTGGTTATATATACGTGAAATTGGAATGAAATACACTGACTAACATTATTGAACGTTTTTTCAGAGATGTCCATATGGACGTTGTCAAGCATGGCAGCTTCACTCATTTGAGCGAGCTCAATGATGCTCTTCAAGCTTATATGGAAGAAAGAAACTCTTCACCGAAACGCTACGTATGGAGAGCTGATGGACATAAGATTCTTGAAAAAATCAATCGCGCAAGGCAGGTCTTAAAGGAAAGACAGCAACATATATTATTTAGGAGACGCTACACTAGCTCTATTTTTTCCAAAGCTCCACCGCCAATATCCCCCTCTCCATGGGGCTCACTGGGCATACACATATTGTTGCCGATAAATTTCCGGAGAAACGCCCATGCGAATCTTAAATCTGCGGCTGAAATGGTAGGGATCAGAATAACCAAAGCGCTTCGCAACTTCTCGAATAGACAAATTCGAGGAGATTAAGAGTTCGCAACAACCTCGCAATTTGCTTTCTTCGATATACGCTTTAGGGAGCA includes:
- a CDS encoding tyrosine-type recombinase/integrase encodes the protein MARKVMKQDVGTIYQKPNGTYHYRYQINGERKSISLKTKNQEEAMRKVKELLPVLKATSMEVVSAHVAHARNLIKPANVLLLTEAWNVYAKHPNRATPATVNERLAYEADWRDFLKSLPKGCQYLHEVTPELADAYAQKLRERQLAVDTHNRKIKRLRKIFSTLVEYCPDGSPFQSPVLWRKDREEQEHNTRRLAFTREQEQALLDVLADSTHKVKNKPEIRVIYHLGMFTGQRLKDCVLLQWHKVDLERRRIWVKQFKTGKEVTIPIADQLLTVLREAWAWKCDEYICPNCAARYKQKDASGKDVGCNKVGLDILRVIRWIGLEPSVEVPGRKKKATVYGFHSLRHSFASHCAEAGVPKAVLLSILGTDSDIADKYYVHIGEEAQMEAIAAVASITAKSDRQRIEEALKLLDTPDVPAEEILNRVRHVLKA
- a CDS encoding helix-turn-helix transcriptional regulator, encoding MDQNPIRYQTVRFIGKLLHPLTESNLITIPEYREIIAQLKHLADKGTPLPTVIPKLVDQTEAATMLGISLANFKRLEREGYFPFKRKMVGTSVRYRNTDLTRYILSHDDMEE
- a CDS encoding YagK/YfjJ domain-containing protein; this encodes MPKRHHHTESRLNNLSVNADPEHPVYREATTEIQKRLRYMTEKHSQVFVGHLEFRFPPEMETQNDNRHISNAIRKCRMKLKREGIDAQLVWAREQRNSDQPHYHCYPICDGNKVQHVQRVAGFFNEIWSREIDASPESNYVRYCPPQERADNNTGIRIRRHGSDAEEQLHNASHWMSYAAKVNEKEKTPEGCRMFGFTQIPKA
- a CDS encoding type II toxin-antitoxin system RelB/DinJ family antitoxin is translated as MAISTFSVRMESDVKNELDKICAQLGLNTSVAINIFARTVIREKRIPFEISLATGKTAGANAFQALRKQAKANGVQGMSLSEINSEIDRARGKNEMLCSD
- a CDS encoding putative toxin-antitoxin system toxin component, PIN family, with protein sequence MKCYAVIDTNVLVSALLAKHENSATVKVVNHLFDGTVIPVFSELILAEYGDVLRRKKFGFTPELVDTFLTELRNCGKLLQVTETGVILPDEKDVPFYEVVLESGTDNTYLVTGNIKHFPPEMFIVTPARFIEIVEMLAEI
- a CDS encoding DUF932 domain-containing protein; the protein is MSEGKFVGRDEIALVSTPAATASWKPVPHVEVIDAVTDVVRAHNWQILDEQYGLARDGQRMFGVIRINRTSSSEWSRCIGIRNSHDRTIAVGLSAGISVHVCSNLCFGGSTVLKRRHTSRIELNGLVLEAVNALELEFLTLENVAEELKIDELNDDEVRASLVVAAEHQAIPSCDILTVWKEFKHPRHEEFAEPTRWSLLNAFTETAKKYSPARADQCYRSLTRLFGLDGKPAELWKR
- a CDS encoding PD-(D/E)XK nuclease family protein, with amino-acid sequence MATIDELRQEPHWSYSALNTYLNICQAQFMYRYVDQAEVERTSVCFPFGKAFHAALTAQAWECMMGGSLTRDEIVDRFEEAFKIEAEATPNLIYKEGENFDTVIDLATKMLDAALANWSDYYTIKGIAQAFRIDVPGLDKPLIGEFDLIVQDGRDACIVDWKTSASRWPAGKADRDLQATVFSYAYEKQNGTAPLFRFDVITKTKNPGCESHYTSRGFHDFRRFEVLANRAQYAINKGVFLPNETSFACSECPYRDRCGQWHLKRWR